Proteins encoded by one window of Bactrocera oleae isolate idBacOlea1 chromosome 4, idBacOlea1, whole genome shotgun sequence:
- the DUBAI gene encoding ubiquitin carboxyl-terminal hydrolase 38 gives MAVKQNNTEANAAPAPVNGNAVGGVNTSNGSMVGVTVGVGVGGNNGLTGVGVGVGGGTKTKKLSAKANLGAELSGNPDPNEPGCSGVDNSAPIKPKINMKSATGSSGNVGGGGEAGNIDGQSSKNTTDITHILHLIELVELNQQHISFGPDIVKIYHHIINELARVQTPRQIPKELKRFKEDIVKVGAFFSKANEKRVYLFYLRVVCQLITQGEGEPPSCAIAIIFQLFSSEMVFEAVQSMLDHKIPEQNIRKTVKLLSEWLRMCNFCQNLNLWILAILRGLQEQQKFSLFRDIALDNIEPLFTSLILPVLRPKVYPIVCHMLSFIDQTPVVFHKILPKFPRVITYLKQQSNSQEDYAEETKKILQKLVDLTKSLMVRFYGYDDLYEAVELVMKDMPHSYDLPNYGNSTKSADDNSTEIIPHESNAKVGLVNLGNTCYMNSVLQALAMTKEFSREILLSQSKSPLLMKMQQQIALMLYSTRFELTPSRVLSATRPPGFSPGLQQDSSEYLGYLLETLHEQETLFRKKQGSDMANATKVIDEKKVVTADGEAAEPIAKSAKQAKEENFCTNSGEGATAYFNTAQVQLSSTDEIATTATATTNKTNDSSSTEVDEKNVAQSNASCSSNACKANAVVTTTIDKTFTGKLATTYECLTCGWKSRIVDSFRDLQLSFPEVKNDCASNYSVQDLIDYYCSPEKLYGDNQYFCERCKKLSDAERYINVISAPKNLILTLKHFKYDQKYHTRAKLMHKVFHDEKVSVKVCAEKTLEEIASVHYDLYAGVVHSGFSMDSGHYYTYAADITNKWYKFNDNVVTPSKSEELHNLTPPNTPYILFYQMGARSNEVSSFEGSTTKVVKVDVPNPLSLEELSGDLRNYINHDNYIFAEEIKERIIKSGGRAALQSALAAKRSGNGQGGSGGRSDYDDDNDSDQPPPASGCGGNALDINVNRFVY, from the exons AACCCTGATCCAAATGAACCTGGTTGTAGTGGTGTTGATAACAGTGCCCCAATCAAACCCAAGATTAATATGAAATCGGCGACTGGATCAAGCGGAAATGTAGGCGGTGGAGGTGAAGCAGGAAATATTGATGGTCAATCGAGTAAAAACACCACTGatattacacatattttacaTCTTATCGAATTGGTGGAATTGAATCAGCAGCATATATCATTTGGACCggatatagtaaaaatttatcatCACATAATCAATGAATTAGCACGTGTGCAGACTCCCAGACAAATTCCCAAAGAACTTAAACGTTTCAAAGAAGATATAGTCAAAGTTGGCGCTTTCTTCAGTAAAGCCAATGAGAAACGTGTCTATCTTTTCTACCTTCGAGTTGTTTGTCAGCTTATAACACAAGGAGAGGGAGAGCCACCTTCTTGTGCTATCGCCATAATATTCCAGTTGTTTAGCTCCGAAATGGTTTTCGAAGCAGTGCAGTCAATGTTGGACCACAAAATACCTGAACAGAATATAAGAAAGACTGTTAAACTACTAAGTGAATGGTTACGCATGTGTAATTTTTGCCAAAATCTTAATCTGTGGATATTAGCCATACTGAGGGGACTCCAGGAACAGCAAAAATTTTCGCTATTTCGTGATATTGCGTTGGATAATATAGAACCCTTGTTCACATCACTTATATTGCCAGTTTTGCGACCTAAAGTATACCCCATCGTATGTCATATGTTATCGTTCATTGACCAAACACCGGTAGTGTTTCACAAG ATTTTGCCTAAGTTCCCACGTGTTATAACATATTTAAAGCAACAATCTAATAGTCAGGAAGACTATGCTGaagaaacaaagaaaattcttcaaaaattagTTGATTTAACAAAGTCTTTAATGGTGCGTTTCTACGGCTATGATGATTTGTACGAGGCGGtg GAGCTTGTCATGAAGGATATGCCACATTCTTATGATTTGCCAAATTATGGGAATAGCACAAAAAGTGCTGATGATAACAGTACCGAAATAATACCACATGAAAGTAATGCAAAAGTCGGTCTAGTTAATTTAGGCAACACATGCTACATGAATAGCGTTTTACAAGCGTTAGCTATGACTAAAGA GTTTAGTCGGGAAATATTGTTGTCACAAAGCAAGTCACCACTGTTAATGAAAATGCAACAACAGATTGCATTGATGCTCTATTCAACTCGATTTGAGTTGACACCATCGCGCGTTTTAAGCGCAACACGGCCACCTGGCTTCTCACCGGGTTTACAACAGGATAGCTCTGAATATTTGGGCTATTTGTTGGAAACGCTACATGAGCAAGAAACATTGTTCCGCAAAAAGCAAGGAAGTGATATGGCGAATGCAACAAAAGTGATTGATGAAAAAAAAGTAGTAACAGCAGATGGCGAGGCAGCCGAGCCAATTGCTAAAAGTGCAAAGCAAGctaaagaagaaaatttttgtacCAACAGTGGGGAAGGTGCCACCGCATACTTCAACACAGCACAGGTCCAGCTTTCATCTACAGATGAAATTGCTACCACCGCCACCGCCACAACTAACAAAACTAACGACAGCAGTAGCACGGAGGTAGATGAAAAGAACGTCGCGCAAAGCAATGCCAGTTGCAGCTCAAATGCTTGTAAAGCTAACGCTGTTGTCACTACCACAATCGATAAAACCTTTACAGGCAAATTGGCAACTACTTATGAATGCCTCACTTGTGGCTGGAAGAGTCGTATAGTTGATAGTTTTCGTGATTTACAGCTGTCATTTCCAGAAGTGAAAAATGATTGCGCCTCCAATTACTCGGTACAAGATCTCATCGACTATTATTGTTCACCAGAGAAACTATACGGAGACAACCAATACTTTTGTGAGCGATGTAAGAAACTTAGCGATGCTGAACGTTACATCAATGTTATTAGTGCACCAAAAAATCTAATATTAACATTGAAACACTTTAAGTATGATCAAAAGTATCATACACGGGCCAAATTGATGCACAAAGTGTTCCATGATGAAAAA GTATCAGTAAAGGTTTGTGCTGAGAAAACGTTGGAAGAGATCGCCTCCGTGCATTATGATCTCTATGCTGGTGTCGTTCATTCCGGTTTTAGTATGGACTCGGGGCACTATTATACTTACGCTGCTGATATCACTAATAAGTGGTACAAATTCAATGACAACGTCGTCACACCGTCTAAGTCAGAGGAGCTGCATAATCTTACACCTCCCAATACACCATACATACTATTCTATCAAATGGGTGCACGTTCTAATGAAGTATCATCATTCGAAGGATCCACAACAAAAGTAGTGAAAGTTGATGTGCCAAATCCATTGTCGTTGGAGGAGCTTTCTGGCGATTTGCGAAATTATATTAATCATGATAATTACATCTTCGCCGAGGAGATTAAAGAGCGCATTATAAAGAGCGGCGGTCGAGCAGCTTTGCAGAGTGCATTGGCTGCAAAACGTAGCGGTAATGGTCAAGGAGGCAGCGGTGGTCGTAGCGACTACGACGATGATAACGATTCAGATCAACCGCCACCGGCAAGTGGCTGTGGTGGAAATGCACTCGATATTAATGTTAATCGTTTTGTGTACTAA